One window from the genome of Gimesia aquarii encodes:
- a CDS encoding DUF1501 domain-containing protein: MRCHYACGTHESLTRRSFLGGTTAGALSMLGFNGMTQVQAAKKLSTQQKQVVVFWLSGGVSQLETWDPKPGTETGGPFLAIPTSAPGVHISERLPYTAQQMHHLALVRGVNTKENDHGKGNYIMQTGRKKQPGFAFPYLGSTFSNHLAPPDSPLPGYIAIGVGGSSTESTFLGPRHAPLVLSGGKAPNNLELPKSMQPERDVMRRKLRHKISQRFEQKRKTAHTEVYNESFDQAAALMARRDIFDFSSFSDKDIERYGKHDFGRHCLMARQLIEKGVTFVKVGHTNYDTHSENFNFHIEQLGEFDKPFATFISDLSDRGLLEHTLIICMCEFGRTPRINSRVGRDHWGTAWSVALGGAGIKGGAVSGKTNETGTKVIDREVNGGHLFHTYYQAVGLDSTEEFYPNGQPIAKADPKAEPIKEILA, encoded by the coding sequence ATGCGTTGTCATTATGCTTGTGGAACCCATGAGAGTCTGACGCGTCGTTCATTTTTAGGTGGAACGACTGCGGGAGCATTGAGCATGCTTGGTTTTAACGGGATGACTCAAGTTCAAGCCGCAAAAAAACTTTCAACACAGCAAAAGCAGGTGGTAGTCTTCTGGCTGTCTGGTGGAGTCAGTCAGTTAGAAACCTGGGATCCGAAACCGGGAACTGAAACGGGAGGGCCGTTTCTGGCAATCCCGACATCGGCTCCAGGAGTGCATATCAGCGAACGTTTGCCATATACCGCGCAACAAATGCACCATCTGGCTTTAGTGCGTGGAGTGAATACAAAAGAAAATGATCACGGCAAGGGAAATTATATTATGCAAACCGGTCGCAAGAAACAGCCCGGATTTGCGTTTCCTTATCTGGGATCTACGTTTTCAAACCACCTTGCGCCCCCGGACAGTCCTTTGCCAGGATACATTGCCATCGGAGTGGGTGGTTCCTCCACTGAGTCCACGTTTTTAGGCCCTCGCCATGCACCATTGGTCTTATCCGGAGGTAAGGCACCCAATAATCTGGAATTACCGAAATCGATGCAACCAGAGCGGGATGTGATGCGCAGAAAGTTACGCCATAAAATCAGCCAACGTTTCGAGCAAAAAAGAAAGACTGCTCATACCGAGGTTTATAACGAATCCTTCGATCAAGCGGCTGCTCTCATGGCGCGTCGAGATATTTTTGATTTCAGTAGTTTTTCTGACAAAGACATTGAGCGCTATGGTAAGCACGATTTTGGTCGCCATTGTTTGATGGCAAGACAGCTTATTGAAAAAGGAGTTACCTTCGTCAAAGTAGGTCATACCAATTACGACACTCATTCTGAGAACTTCAACTTTCACATTGAACAACTGGGTGAATTTGACAAGCCGTTTGCCACATTTATCTCTGATTTATCGGACCGCGGTTTATTAGAACACACATTGATCATCTGCATGTGTGAATTTGGGCGGACTCCAAGAATTAATTCACGAGTAGGGCGCGATCACTGGGGAACTGCCTGGTCGGTTGCTTTGGGAGGAGCCGGCATCAAAGGGGGAGCCGTTTCCGGAAAAACAAATGAAACAGGTACCAAAGTCATCGATCGTGAAGTCAACGGCGGTCATTTGTTTCACACCTATTATCAGGCAGTGGGCCTGGACTCTACTGAAGAATTTTATCCGAATGGCCAGCCTATTGCGAAAGCAGACCCGAAGGCAGAGCCGATCAAGGAGATTCTGGCGTGA
- a CDS encoding DUF1549 domain-containing protein: protein MFRTNMRVNVLLLVMFLGNALAEQPLFAESSKISDGPIVAAKPERKSVKPLHKIIDEQIQAQYKDDSQYVSALSGDSEFLRRVYLDLTGRIPSFTQTREFLEDRRSDKRKILVNQLLESPEYARYISRQLDVMLMRRLKKKYINVSTWEEFLRKSVAENKPLDQIVREIFAADGSNKETQAAARFYLARNGDVNELTRDIGEIFLGADLTCAQCHDHPDVDDWKQDHYYGLSAFLIRSFVFTDKKKKQTVFAEKAEGEVKFESVFEVRDKTSKGPETTLPVVFNGAAISEPAFKKGEEYQVKPAKDVRPIPKYSRRAQLGIAITSPQNRRFARTMSNRLWAMIMGRGLVHPLNADHSDNPPSHPELLDSLTDQMIAHQFDLKWYLRELVLSETYQRSSVNDAFNQKDAKELDESQFTHAIMKPLTPEQFAWAVLQATGFTDIYRKSLKEKLTEETLRKKLVGYEKRFVSLFGGSPGKPVKEFEVTADQILYLSNDGAIQGFVTPRTGNTADRVLKVPVDQSDKVAEELYLSVLNRYPDQVETEEVTTLLQGKAGTERSQTVSDLIWALVMSSEFRFNH, encoded by the coding sequence ATGTTTCGAACAAACATGCGTGTTAACGTTTTGCTTCTCGTTATGTTCTTAGGGAACGCTCTTGCAGAGCAGCCCCTGTTTGCTGAATCATCAAAGATATCTGACGGACCGATTGTTGCCGCAAAGCCAGAGCGGAAATCAGTCAAGCCTCTTCATAAAATCATCGATGAGCAGATACAAGCTCAATACAAAGACGATTCTCAATATGTTTCTGCACTCAGTGGTGACAGTGAATTTTTAAGAAGAGTGTATCTCGATCTGACAGGCCGTATCCCTTCATTCACGCAGACACGAGAATTTTTAGAAGATCGTCGTTCTGATAAGCGAAAAATTCTGGTAAATCAGCTTTTAGAGTCACCAGAATATGCGCGATATATATCACGACAATTAGATGTGATGTTAATGCGTCGTCTCAAGAAAAAGTACATCAACGTCAGTACCTGGGAAGAGTTTTTACGGAAATCTGTGGCAGAAAATAAGCCCCTTGATCAAATCGTCAGAGAGATTTTTGCAGCCGATGGTTCCAATAAAGAAACTCAGGCGGCAGCGCGCTTTTATTTAGCGCGAAATGGAGACGTCAATGAGTTGACTCGTGATATTGGAGAGATCTTTCTGGGGGCTGATTTAACTTGTGCACAATGTCATGATCACCCTGATGTCGATGACTGGAAGCAGGATCATTATTATGGCCTTTCCGCTTTTCTGATTCGTAGTTTTGTGTTCACAGACAAAAAAAAGAAACAGACTGTCTTTGCTGAAAAAGCGGAAGGCGAAGTGAAATTCGAATCTGTATTTGAGGTCCGTGATAAAACATCAAAAGGCCCCGAGACGACACTTCCAGTTGTGTTTAATGGTGCTGCAATTTCAGAGCCTGCATTCAAAAAAGGGGAAGAATACCAGGTCAAGCCGGCCAAAGATGTCAGACCAATTCCAAAATACAGCAGACGCGCACAACTCGGTATTGCGATTACCTCACCTCAAAACCGTCGCTTTGCGCGAACCATGTCAAATCGTTTATGGGCTATGATTATGGGGCGTGGACTGGTACATCCACTCAATGCGGATCATTCCGATAATCCTCCCTCACATCCAGAGCTTCTGGATTCTCTTACAGATCAGATGATTGCTCATCAATTTGATCTGAAGTGGTATTTGCGGGAGCTGGTATTGAGTGAGACCTACCAGCGATCGAGTGTCAACGATGCATTCAATCAGAAAGATGCCAAAGAATTAGATGAATCCCAATTCACACACGCAATCATGAAACCGTTAACACCTGAACAATTTGCATGGGCGGTCTTGCAGGCAACAGGCTTTACTGACATTTATCGGAAAAGTCTGAAAGAGAAATTGACCGAAGAGACGTTGCGAAAAAAACTGGTAGGTTATGAAAAGCGATTCGTGTCATTGTTTGGTGGTTCGCCAGGTAAACCTGTCAAAGAGTTTGAAGTCACAGCTGATCAAATTCTTTATTTATCAAATGATGGAGCAATCCAGGGATTTGTAACACCAAGGACCGGGAATACGGCAGATCGAGTTTTGAAAGTACCGGTTGATCAATCAGATAAAGTAGCAGAGGAATTGTATCTCAGTGTGTTAAATCGATACCCAGATCAAGTAGAGACGGAAGAAGTTACGACACTGCTTCAAGGCAAAGCAGGAACAGAACGATCACAAACGGTAAGTGATCTGATCTGGGCGTTAGTCATGTCTTCCGAATTTCGATTTAATCATTAG
- a CDS encoding PQQ-binding-like beta-propeller repeat protein has product MGGSESEDQSVKVSDQVSPESIPTRKLRWKWGLAILFAGIGFTIYQWFQLAPDRTYQVFAVYGGIRNIFIGLLIWWMLISGISWKVRFKGLLGTILFFVLFFSLLRVESFEGDMVPRFQFRFLPTAEQRAEKYFEQAAKMPQESNADSSTLEVSSEDWPAYRGSERDGIVRDQKIRTDWDVQPPKLLWKHPVGSGWGSFAIIGDRAFTQEQRGEKETVVCYDALSGKQIWNHHDDVRFTEVLGGPGPRATPTFYDGMIYSMGATGILNCLNAVTGELVWSKSLLEENDLNNLQWAMSGSPLVWEDLVIVNQGIPQETSESKPQSVIALDRLTGEEVWSSGSHKSSYSSPQLSLLNEEPQLLIFHSKGLEGFTPQEGKSLWFFPWTNQAGVNAAQPIVIGPSSIFLGAGYGAGSARITISESKQNVEPEVVEDWKSKSLKLKFNSAVVRDGFVYGLDEGILTCLNLETGKRAWKRGRYGYGQMILVNDNLLILAEDGRVELVKADPEKYTQIATFQAIQGQTWNHPALAQGKLFVRNSEEAACYDISDAAK; this is encoded by the coding sequence ATGGGGGGCAGTGAATCAGAGGATCAGAGCGTCAAAGTATCTGATCAAGTTTCACCTGAGTCTATTCCAACGCGAAAGCTGAGATGGAAGTGGGGGCTCGCGATATTATTCGCTGGAATAGGTTTCACGATTTACCAATGGTTCCAATTAGCCCCAGATCGAACGTATCAGGTGTTTGCCGTCTATGGTGGGATCCGAAATATTTTTATCGGTTTGTTGATTTGGTGGATGTTGATTTCTGGTATTTCCTGGAAAGTACGCTTTAAGGGCTTACTCGGAACGATTCTCTTTTTTGTACTTTTCTTTTCACTGTTACGAGTGGAAAGTTTTGAAGGAGACATGGTTCCTCGGTTTCAATTTCGTTTTCTGCCGACAGCCGAACAGCGGGCAGAAAAGTATTTTGAACAGGCTGCGAAAATGCCACAGGAATCAAACGCAGATTCATCGACGCTTGAAGTTTCTTCTGAAGATTGGCCCGCCTATCGGGGATCGGAACGAGATGGTATTGTTCGGGACCAAAAAATCAGAACGGATTGGGATGTGCAGCCTCCCAAATTGCTCTGGAAACATCCCGTTGGTTCTGGTTGGGGATCATTTGCGATTATTGGCGACCGTGCTTTTACTCAAGAACAGCGTGGTGAAAAGGAAACAGTGGTTTGTTATGACGCTTTGTCGGGCAAACAGATTTGGAATCATCATGATGATGTTCGATTTACCGAGGTTTTAGGAGGCCCTGGTCCGCGAGCGACGCCCACATTTTATGACGGAATGATTTATTCCATGGGGGCAACCGGAATTCTGAATTGTCTTAATGCGGTGACGGGAGAACTGGTCTGGTCAAAAAGCCTTCTGGAAGAAAATGATTTAAACAATCTGCAATGGGCTATGTCCGGCTCTCCATTGGTTTGGGAAGATCTCGTGATTGTGAATCAGGGGATCCCGCAAGAGACATCTGAGTCGAAACCTCAATCCGTGATTGCATTAGATCGATTAACGGGTGAAGAGGTCTGGTCCAGTGGATCACACAAATCAAGTTATAGCTCTCCACAGCTTTCGCTTCTGAATGAAGAACCGCAATTATTGATCTTTCATTCCAAGGGACTGGAAGGCTTTACGCCACAAGAGGGGAAGTCGTTATGGTTTTTTCCATGGACCAATCAAGCGGGTGTGAACGCGGCTCAGCCGATTGTAATTGGGCCTTCCTCGATTTTTCTGGGCGCTGGTTATGGAGCCGGTTCCGCGCGGATTACGATTAGTGAATCAAAACAGAACGTCGAACCAGAGGTTGTTGAAGACTGGAAAAGTAAGAGCTTAAAGCTCAAATTTAATTCTGCTGTGGTTCGAGATGGTTTCGTTTATGGGCTGGATGAGGGAATACTGACTTGCTTAAATCTGGAGACAGGAAAAAGGGCCTGGAAAAGAGGTCGTTATGGTTATGGTCAGATGATTCTAGTGAATGACAACCTGCTGATTCTGGCAGAAGATGGTCGTGTGGAACTCGTGAAAGCAGATCCAGAGAAATACACACAGATCGCTACTTTTCAGGCTATACAGGGGCAAACCTGGAATCACCCGGCTTTGGCCCAGGGCAAACTCTTTGTTCGAAACAGTGAAGAGGCCGCCTGTTATGATATTTCTGATGCCGCTAAATAG
- a CDS encoding sulfatase family protein, whose translation MRLMPYTILLFALLVLNSLSANLFAANQPAERPNFIVFIADDMAWDDCGAYGHPKIQTPHLDQLAADGMKFNHAYLTCSSCSPSRASIITGRYPHNTGAHQLHLPLPESQVTFVEKLKEAGYYTASAGKWHMGKPTESKFNHVTTKLNQWVPTLQQRPKDKPFFMWFAFTDPHRPYEQNIIERPHTNEDVIVPPYLPDTPEVRHDLALYYDEITRLDGVVGRVRDELKNQGVASNTVIVFLSDNGRPFPRCKTTVYDSGIRTPWIVTWPKQIKPKAVCDSLISSVDLAPTILDLAGLHIDETFQGQSFKSLLQNPSDSIRTHVFAEHNWHDFEDFGRAVRTPRYKYIRNFYTDIPGTPPADAVRSESFIKMRQLRDGNKLTKDQKSCFVSPRAAEELYDVVNDPHELNNLAGQKDYQKIQQELRSALDQWQAETHDRLPRNRRPDEFHRETGERLPAFKKK comes from the coding sequence ATGAGATTGATGCCGTACACAATATTACTTTTCGCATTACTGGTTTTGAATAGTCTGTCAGCGAATTTATTCGCTGCCAACCAACCTGCCGAGAGGCCCAATTTTATCGTCTTCATCGCAGATGATATGGCCTGGGATGACTGCGGTGCCTATGGACATCCTAAAATCCAAACACCCCATCTTGATCAGTTAGCTGCGGATGGTATGAAATTCAATCATGCCTACTTAACTTGCAGTTCCTGTAGTCCCAGCCGTGCCAGTATCATTACTGGTCGTTACCCTCACAATACGGGAGCGCATCAACTGCATCTTCCATTGCCAGAAAGTCAGGTGACTTTTGTAGAGAAATTAAAGGAGGCAGGTTACTACACTGCTTCTGCCGGTAAATGGCATATGGGGAAACCAACAGAATCGAAATTTAACCATGTGACAACTAAACTCAATCAGTGGGTTCCGACTCTTCAGCAGCGACCTAAAGACAAACCGTTTTTCATGTGGTTTGCATTTACTGATCCTCATCGACCCTATGAGCAGAATATTATAGAACGACCTCACACGAACGAGGATGTAATTGTACCTCCTTATTTACCAGATACTCCGGAAGTGCGACATGATCTGGCACTATACTATGACGAAATCACGAGATTAGATGGTGTTGTCGGGCGGGTGCGTGACGAATTGAAGAATCAGGGAGTGGCGTCAAATACAGTGATTGTATTTCTGAGTGATAATGGGCGCCCCTTTCCACGTTGTAAGACCACTGTTTATGATAGCGGGATTCGGACTCCCTGGATTGTCACCTGGCCTAAACAAATTAAACCGAAGGCTGTTTGTGATTCCTTGATCAGTTCCGTTGATTTAGCTCCTACCATACTCGACCTGGCTGGCTTACACATTGACGAAACGTTTCAGGGGCAGAGCTTTAAATCATTACTGCAAAATCCAAGTGATTCGATCCGCACACATGTTTTTGCCGAACATAATTGGCATGATTTTGAAGATTTCGGTCGTGCTGTTCGTACTCCTCGATATAAATACATTCGAAATTTTTATACCGATATTCCCGGAACACCTCCCGCCGATGCGGTGCGCAGTGAATCGTTCATTAAAATGCGTCAATTACGAGATGGAAATAAGTTAACCAAGGATCAGAAAAGTTGTTTTGTGAGTCCGCGTGCAGCAGAAGAACTTTATGATGTGGTGAATGATCCTCATGAGTTAAATAATCTGGCGGGACAAAAGGACTATCAAAAGATTCAACAGGAGCTGCGGTCAGCGCTTGACCAATGGCAGGCAGAAACCCATGATCGACTTCCCCGCAATCGTCGACCTGATGAATTTCATCGTGAAACGGGTGAGAGGCTGCCGGCTTTCAAAAAAAAATAA
- a CDS encoding thiol-disulfide oxidoreductase DCC family protein, producing MNKSAALDQTVQNNTSELPQENVSLSAHQTEHSAMNPDIKKPILFFDGICGLCNSSVDFALIRDKNVRVFYSPLQGETAKQLLSEEDIQHVDTVVFRPADGNHLYRRSAAVVRLLWLLTFPWNFYGWILWCIPLPIRDLGYRLIAGSRYRFFGKHETCRMPTPEERSRFLP from the coding sequence ATGAATAAATCAGCGGCCCTAGATCAGACTGTTCAAAACAATACTTCTGAGTTGCCTCAGGAGAATGTCTCTTTGAGCGCGCATCAAACAGAGCACAGTGCCATGAATCCTGATATCAAAAAGCCGATTCTGTTTTTTGATGGTATTTGTGGACTCTGTAATTCCAGTGTTGATTTTGCGCTCATCAGAGATAAAAACGTGCGTGTTTTCTATTCTCCCTTACAGGGAGAAACTGCGAAGCAACTTTTAAGTGAGGAAGATATTCAGCATGTTGACACGGTTGTTTTCCGTCCTGCAGATGGAAATCATCTTTATCGACGTTCGGCTGCTGTTGTAAGATTATTGTGGCTATTGACCTTTCCCTGGAATTTTTATGGATGGATTCTGTGGTGTATACCACTGCCGATCAGAGACCTTGGTTATCGTTTGATTGCTGGTTCGAGATATCGGTTTTTTGGCAAACACGAGACTTGTCGCATGCCAACCCCGGAAGAACGTTCTCGCTTTTTACCTTAA
- a CDS encoding vWA domain-containing protein, with product MYKPPSHSGLQSHWNSGIGISTVFHLLLVCGLAIVVKQEAELPLSNSDTAIQTRWAPPQKTVQPVILELEAVTDKAETPSSSQVLSKLPPVSDLHTAPDSESLSSFLDGPLPQTTQQEDTLTTKHAADIVGALLTSSAIGNASPGTGNGLGNGDFFGMKPKSKKVVFVVDSSKSMNFPHDSVGKTRLGRVKLELAKTIYSMDKHQQFFVIFFSDIAKPMPARQLQPATAEAKQKYLSWVARVPGIGMTEPLEALILALRLQPDTIYILTDGHFNPSTVKAFNKVAKNTNRNRSVVVNGICMGSREGEKLIRELAETNSGTYTFIP from the coding sequence ATGTACAAGCCACCGTCACATTCTGGTTTACAATCGCACTGGAACAGTGGTATCGGTATTTCGACTGTGTTTCATCTGCTTCTTGTTTGTGGATTGGCAATTGTCGTGAAACAAGAGGCAGAATTGCCTTTATCAAATTCAGACACTGCGATACAAACCCGTTGGGCTCCCCCTCAAAAAACGGTTCAACCAGTGATTCTGGAATTAGAAGCAGTCACAGATAAAGCTGAAACCCCTTCAAGTTCGCAGGTACTCTCAAAATTACCTCCTGTGTCAGATCTTCATACTGCCCCGGATTCAGAGTCCCTCTCTTCGTTTTTAGACGGTCCCCTGCCACAAACAACACAACAGGAAGACACCCTCACAACCAAACATGCAGCAGATATTGTAGGCGCTCTCTTAACTTCTTCTGCGATTGGCAATGCCTCTCCTGGCACAGGAAATGGGCTGGGTAACGGTGATTTCTTTGGTATGAAACCCAAGAGTAAAAAAGTTGTTTTTGTCGTTGATTCATCGAAAAGTATGAACTTTCCACACGATAGTGTGGGAAAAACCAGACTGGGCCGAGTTAAATTAGAACTAGCCAAAACCATTTACTCAATGGATAAACATCAACAGTTCTTTGTGATTTTCTTTAGCGACATCGCAAAACCAATGCCTGCCAGACAACTCCAGCCAGCAACCGCTGAAGCAAAGCAAAAGTATCTTTCCTGGGTTGCCAGAGTACCCGGTATCGGAATGACAGAACCGCTGGAGGCGCTCATTTTGGCTCTCCGTCTTCAACCAGATACGATTTATATTCTCACTGACGGGCACTTCAACCCGTCTACCGTCAAAGCCTTTAATAAAGTGGCAAAGAATACAAATCGCAATCGAAGTGTCGTCGTAAACGGAATTTGTATGGGAAGCCGTGAAGGCGAAAAGCTCATTAGGGAACTTGCAGAAACGAATTCAGGCACATACACCTTTATTCCTTAA